The following proteins are encoded in a genomic region of Arachis stenosperma cultivar V10309 chromosome 4, arast.V10309.gnm1.PFL2, whole genome shotgun sequence:
- the LOC130973816 gene encoding probable LRR receptor-like serine/threonine-protein kinase At1g06840 isoform X1 gives MPALRRTHGYALAVLFCLFISIAASQPTDPSEVNALKGIKKSLIDPMNKLKSWNKGDPCRSNWTGVWCFDKVGDDGYFHVQELYLMTANLSGTLAPELGQLSQLEILDFMWNKLTGTIPKEIGNIATLKLLLLNGNNLSGSLPDELGNLTKLNRFQVDENQLSGPIPVSFANMTNVKHLHMNNNSFSGQLPPELSKLPNLIHLLVDNNNLSGYLPPEYSMLQGLRILQLDNNNFSGNGIPSTYANLSRLVKLSLRNCNLQGTVPDFSPIANLSYLDLSWNHLTGHLPTNKLSDNMTTINLANNNLNGSIPRNFSNLPLLQELSLQNNMLSGSIPAGIWQNISLTASAKLKIDLSNNSLSDILGNSTTPANVTLRLSGNPICKNSNIHNIVQYCGSEGKVATIALQSKLKCPPQACPSDSFFQYVPSSPLPCFCAAPLKIGYRLKSPSFSYFPPYITSFESYITDSLDLDLYQLSIDSYAWEEGPRLRMYLKIFPSYKQNGSHVFNESEVRRITGIFTSWKFPRTDFFGPYELMNLTLDGPYANLTGGSESGRSKTKTGVLVAAIVAGVACVLAISALIYILITRKHIQYQSKLSRKRVSTNVSIKIDGVKAFTFKELSHATDKFDISTKVGEGGYGNVYKGILSDETFVAIKRAEEGSLQGQKEFLTEIELLSRIHHRNLVQLIGYCNEEGEQMLVYEFMPNGTLRDWISGKKRRGCLSFVMRLRIAMGAAKGILYLHTEANPPIFHRDIKASNILLDSKFTAKVADFGLSRLAPFLEEEGTVPRYVSTVVKGTPGYLDPEYLLTHKLTDKCDVYSLGIVFLELITGMKPISHGKNIAREVNVARQSDTIDSIIDSNMGGFYPSDCIDKFLSLALSCCQDNPEQRPSMLDVVRELEDIIGMLPETETSFSISDITSDSSGKMAQSSSSASNVTREEQHTSSYVSGSDLVSGVVPTIVPR, from the exons ATGCCGGCTCTGAGAAGAACACATGGATATGCCTTGGCTGTTTTGTTCTGTTTATTCATCTCAATAGCAGCATCACAGCCAACAGATCCTTCAGAAG TAAATGCACTGAAAGGGATAAAGAAAAGTTTGATTGATCCCATGAACAAACTAAAGAGCTGGAATAAGGGTGACCCCTGTAGATCAAACTGGACTGGAGTTTGGTGTTTCGATAAGGTTGGGGATGACGGTTACTTCCATGTCCAGGAGTT GTACTTGATGACTGCGAATCTTTCGGGAACTCTAGCACCTGAACTTGGTCAGCTGTCTCAGCTGGAGATCCT GGATTTCATGTGGAATAAGCTGACAGGCACAATACCAAAGGAGATTGGGAATATTGCAACACTGAAACTCTT GCTTCTGAATGGAAATAATTTATCCGGTAGCTTACCGGATGAGCTCGGCAACCTTACAAAATTAAACAGATTCCAAGTCGACGAAAACCAATTGTCGGGTCCAATCCCAGTGTCATTTGCCAACATGACCAATGTTAAACACCT CCACATGAACAACAACTCATTTAGTGGTCAACTTCCACCCGAACTTTCGAAGCTGCCTAATCTTATCCACTT GCTTGTGGACAACAACAACTTATCTGGTTATCTTCCACCAGAATACTCCATGCTCCAAGGGTTGCGAATACT CCAACTTGATAACAATAATTTCAGTGGGAATGGAATTCCTTCTACCTATGCAAACTTATCCAGGCTTGTAAAACT GAGTCTGAGAAACTGCAATCTACAAGGAACTGTTCCTGATTTCAGCCCAATAGCAAATCTTAGCTATTT AGATCTTAGCTGGAATCATCTTACAGGACACTTGCCAACAAATAAACTTTCAGACAATATGACAACCAT CAATCTGGCCAATAACAATCTCAATGGATCTATTCCTCGAAACTTCTCAAACCTGCCTCTTCTTCAGGAACT GTCACTTCAGAACAATATGTTGTCTGGATCCATCCCTGCTGGAATATGGCAGAACATCTCCTTAACTGCAAGTGCTAAACTTAAAAT TGATCTCAGTAACAACTCCCTTTCAGACATTCTTGGAAATTCAACTACCCCGGCAAACGTTACCTTGAG GCTTTCCGGCAATCCTATCTGCAAGAATTCTAACATTCATAATATTGTTCAATATTGTGGAAGTGAAGGAAAAGTAGCAACCATAGCCTTGCAATCAAAACTCAAATGTCCACCTCAAGCCTGTCCATCAGATAGTTTCTTCCAATACGTCCCGTCTTCCCCACTTCCTTGCTTTTGTGCAGCACCTTTGAAAATTGGATACAGATTGAAAAGTCCAAGCTTTTCTTACTTTCCTCCCTATATTACTTCTTTTGAGTCATATATAACTGATTCCTTAGACTTAGACCTCTATCAGTTATCAATTGATTCTTATGCTTGGGAAGAGGGACCTCGTCTTAGAATGTACTTGAAAATCTTTCCTTCATACAAACAAAATGGTTCCCATGTGTTCAATGAGAGTGAGGTCCGTCGCATTACAGGCATATTCACATCATGGAAATTTCCTCGAACTGATTTTTTCGGACCATATGAACTCATGAACTTAACTCTTGATGGACCTTATGCGAATC TTACGGGTGGCTCTGAATCAGGGAGGAGTAAAACTAAAACTGGTGTATTAGTTGCTGCTATTGTAGCAGGTGTTGCTTGTGTTTTGGCAATATCTGCATTGATCTATATCCTGATCACTAGAAAACATATCCAATACCAGAGCAAGCTTTCGAGGAAGCGAGTGT CCACAAATGTATCCATCAAAATAGATGGTGTCAAAGCATTTACTTTCAAAGAGTTGTCTCATGCTACCGACAAATTCGACATCTCGACTAAAGTTGGCGAAGGAGGTTATGGGAATGTATACAAGGGCATTTTATCTGATGAAACATTTGTAGCCATAAAGCGAGCCGAAGAAGGTTCCTTACAAGGTCAGAAGGAGTTTTTGACTGAGATTGAGCTATTATCAAGGATACATCATCGAAATCTTGTCCAACTGATCGGATATTGTAATGAAGAAGGGGAGCAG ATGCTGGTTTATGAATTCATGCCCAATGGCACCCTAAGGGACTGGATCTCTG GCAAAAAGAGGAGGGGATGCCTGAGTTTTGTTATGAGGCTGAGAATTGCGATGGGTGCAGCTAAAGGGATACTTTATCTGCATACAGAGGCCAACCCTCCCATATTCCACAGAGATATCAAAGCAAGCAACATACTTTTGGACTCTAAGTTCACTGCTAAAGTGGCCGATTTTGGACTGTCGCGGCTTGCGCCATTCCTTGAGGAAGAAGGAACCGTCCCTAGATATGTGTCAACCGTTGTGAAGGGTACACCG GGTTATCTGGACCCAGAATACTTGTTGACACATAAGTTGACTGACAAATGTGATGTCTATAGCCTTGGGATAGTGTTCCTCGAACTTATAACCGGCATGAAACCAATATCACACGGGAAAAACATTGCCCGCGAG GTTAATGTGGCTCGCCAATCTGACACAATAGATTCCATCATAGACAGCAACATGGGAGGGTTCTATCCATCAGATTGTATAGACAAGTTCCTAAGTCTTGCCCTGAGTTGCTGCCAAGACAATCCAGAGCAAAGGCCATCAATGTTGGACGTTGTTAGGGAACTTGAAGACATCATTGGAATGCTGCCAGAGACTGAGACAAGTTTCTCAATCTCTGATATAACCTCTGATAGTTCTGGCAAAATGGCACAATCTTCATCATCAGCATCAAATGTAACTAGGGAGGAACAACACACGTCTTCTTATGTTTCAGGAAGTGACCTTGTCAGTGGTGTGGTTCCCACCATTGTTCCCCGGTGA
- the LOC130973816 gene encoding probable LRR receptor-like serine/threonine-protein kinase At1g06840 isoform X2: protein MTNVKHLHMNNNSFSGQLPPELSKLPNLIHLLVDNNNLSGYLPPEYSMLQGLRILQLDNNNFSGNGIPSTYANLSRLVKLSLRNCNLQGTVPDFSPIANLSYLDLSWNHLTGHLPTNKLSDNMTTINLANNNLNGSIPRNFSNLPLLQELSLQNNMLSGSIPAGIWQNISLTASAKLKIDLSNNSLSDILGNSTTPANVTLRLSGNPICKNSNIHNIVQYCGSEGKVATIALQSKLKCPPQACPSDSFFQYVPSSPLPCFCAAPLKIGYRLKSPSFSYFPPYITSFESYITDSLDLDLYQLSIDSYAWEEGPRLRMYLKIFPSYKQNGSHVFNESEVRRITGIFTSWKFPRTDFFGPYELMNLTLDGPYANLTGGSESGRSKTKTGVLVAAIVAGVACVLAISALIYILITRKHIQYQSKLSRKRVSTNVSIKIDGVKAFTFKELSHATDKFDISTKVGEGGYGNVYKGILSDETFVAIKRAEEGSLQGQKEFLTEIELLSRIHHRNLVQLIGYCNEEGEQMLVYEFMPNGTLRDWISGKKRRGCLSFVMRLRIAMGAAKGILYLHTEANPPIFHRDIKASNILLDSKFTAKVADFGLSRLAPFLEEEGTVPRYVSTVVKGTPGYLDPEYLLTHKLTDKCDVYSLGIVFLELITGMKPISHGKNIAREVNVARQSDTIDSIIDSNMGGFYPSDCIDKFLSLALSCCQDNPEQRPSMLDVVRELEDIIGMLPETETSFSISDITSDSSGKMAQSSSSASNVTREEQHTSSYVSGSDLVSGVVPTIVPR, encoded by the exons ATGACCAATGTTAAACACCT CCACATGAACAACAACTCATTTAGTGGTCAACTTCCACCCGAACTTTCGAAGCTGCCTAATCTTATCCACTT GCTTGTGGACAACAACAACTTATCTGGTTATCTTCCACCAGAATACTCCATGCTCCAAGGGTTGCGAATACT CCAACTTGATAACAATAATTTCAGTGGGAATGGAATTCCTTCTACCTATGCAAACTTATCCAGGCTTGTAAAACT GAGTCTGAGAAACTGCAATCTACAAGGAACTGTTCCTGATTTCAGCCCAATAGCAAATCTTAGCTATTT AGATCTTAGCTGGAATCATCTTACAGGACACTTGCCAACAAATAAACTTTCAGACAATATGACAACCAT CAATCTGGCCAATAACAATCTCAATGGATCTATTCCTCGAAACTTCTCAAACCTGCCTCTTCTTCAGGAACT GTCACTTCAGAACAATATGTTGTCTGGATCCATCCCTGCTGGAATATGGCAGAACATCTCCTTAACTGCAAGTGCTAAACTTAAAAT TGATCTCAGTAACAACTCCCTTTCAGACATTCTTGGAAATTCAACTACCCCGGCAAACGTTACCTTGAG GCTTTCCGGCAATCCTATCTGCAAGAATTCTAACATTCATAATATTGTTCAATATTGTGGAAGTGAAGGAAAAGTAGCAACCATAGCCTTGCAATCAAAACTCAAATGTCCACCTCAAGCCTGTCCATCAGATAGTTTCTTCCAATACGTCCCGTCTTCCCCACTTCCTTGCTTTTGTGCAGCACCTTTGAAAATTGGATACAGATTGAAAAGTCCAAGCTTTTCTTACTTTCCTCCCTATATTACTTCTTTTGAGTCATATATAACTGATTCCTTAGACTTAGACCTCTATCAGTTATCAATTGATTCTTATGCTTGGGAAGAGGGACCTCGTCTTAGAATGTACTTGAAAATCTTTCCTTCATACAAACAAAATGGTTCCCATGTGTTCAATGAGAGTGAGGTCCGTCGCATTACAGGCATATTCACATCATGGAAATTTCCTCGAACTGATTTTTTCGGACCATATGAACTCATGAACTTAACTCTTGATGGACCTTATGCGAATC TTACGGGTGGCTCTGAATCAGGGAGGAGTAAAACTAAAACTGGTGTATTAGTTGCTGCTATTGTAGCAGGTGTTGCTTGTGTTTTGGCAATATCTGCATTGATCTATATCCTGATCACTAGAAAACATATCCAATACCAGAGCAAGCTTTCGAGGAAGCGAGTGT CCACAAATGTATCCATCAAAATAGATGGTGTCAAAGCATTTACTTTCAAAGAGTTGTCTCATGCTACCGACAAATTCGACATCTCGACTAAAGTTGGCGAAGGAGGTTATGGGAATGTATACAAGGGCATTTTATCTGATGAAACATTTGTAGCCATAAAGCGAGCCGAAGAAGGTTCCTTACAAGGTCAGAAGGAGTTTTTGACTGAGATTGAGCTATTATCAAGGATACATCATCGAAATCTTGTCCAACTGATCGGATATTGTAATGAAGAAGGGGAGCAG ATGCTGGTTTATGAATTCATGCCCAATGGCACCCTAAGGGACTGGATCTCTG GCAAAAAGAGGAGGGGATGCCTGAGTTTTGTTATGAGGCTGAGAATTGCGATGGGTGCAGCTAAAGGGATACTTTATCTGCATACAGAGGCCAACCCTCCCATATTCCACAGAGATATCAAAGCAAGCAACATACTTTTGGACTCTAAGTTCACTGCTAAAGTGGCCGATTTTGGACTGTCGCGGCTTGCGCCATTCCTTGAGGAAGAAGGAACCGTCCCTAGATATGTGTCAACCGTTGTGAAGGGTACACCG GGTTATCTGGACCCAGAATACTTGTTGACACATAAGTTGACTGACAAATGTGATGTCTATAGCCTTGGGATAGTGTTCCTCGAACTTATAACCGGCATGAAACCAATATCACACGGGAAAAACATTGCCCGCGAG GTTAATGTGGCTCGCCAATCTGACACAATAGATTCCATCATAGACAGCAACATGGGAGGGTTCTATCCATCAGATTGTATAGACAAGTTCCTAAGTCTTGCCCTGAGTTGCTGCCAAGACAATCCAGAGCAAAGGCCATCAATGTTGGACGTTGTTAGGGAACTTGAAGACATCATTGGAATGCTGCCAGAGACTGAGACAAGTTTCTCAATCTCTGATATAACCTCTGATAGTTCTGGCAAAATGGCACAATCTTCATCATCAGCATCAAATGTAACTAGGGAGGAACAACACACGTCTTCTTATGTTTCAGGAAGTGACCTTGTCAGTGGTGTGGTTCCCACCATTGTTCCCCGGTGA
- the LOC130976756 gene encoding pentatricopeptide repeat-containing protein At1g56690, mitochondrial-like — protein MLTHTLRHATSRYRPRFFFTTIIMQLVRTHCTATTNLISHFARTGQISHAHKVFDQIPQPQRTTASWNALISGYFQTRQPHLALQLFDQMPQRNTVSFNTLISGFIKNRMIVESRRVFDTMPDRNVVSWTSMVRGYVQMGMLEEAEALFWQMPDKNVVSWTVMLGGLLQSGRFEDARDMFDMMPVKDVVAYTIMVGGYCEEGRLDEARALFDEMPKRNVVTWTSMVAGYARNGRVDVARKLFEVMPERNEVSWTAMLMGYTRSGRMREACEIFKAMPGKPVIACNEMILGFGLDGDLDKARCVFEQMKERDEGTWSAMIKVYERKGYELEALDLFGRMQREGVALNFPSLISVLSVCTSLASLDHGRQVHAQLVRSKFDQDLYVASVLITMYVKCGDLVKGKQIFDRFPLKDVVMWNSMITGYSQHGLAEEALDVFRDMCFLGVPPDDVTFVGVLTACSYSGMVDQGIEFFESMKYKYQVEPGIEHYACMVDLLGRAGKLNEAMKLIEKMPMEPDAIVWGSLLGACRTHMKLDLAEVAVEKLAQLEPKNAGPYVLLSHMYATKGRWRDVEVLRGKIKARSVIKLPGCSWIEVEKKVHMFTGGDSKGHPEQPVIMKMLEKLGGLLREAGYCPDGSFVLHDVDEEEKTHSLGYHSEKLAVAYGLLKVPNGMPIRVIKNLRVCGDCHSAIKLISKVTGREIILRDANRFHHFKDGYCSCKDYW, from the coding sequence ATGTTGACTCACACTCTTCGTCATGCAACCTCACGTTATCGACCACGCTTCTTCTTCACCACCATCATCATGCAACTCGTTAGAACACACTGCACCGCCACCACCAACCTCATCTCCCACTTCGCACGCACCGGTCAAATCTCCCACGCCCACAAGGTGTTCGACCAAATTCCCCAACCTCAACGAACCACTGCTTCCTGGAACGCCCTCATATCCGGTTACTTCCAAACCCGCCAACCCCACTTGGCCCTCCAACTGTTCGACCAAATGCCCCAACGGAACACTGTGTCCTTTAACACCTTAATTTCCGGGTTCATAAAGAACAGGATGATTGTTGAATCCAGGAGAGTTTTTGACACAATGCCAGACCGGAATGTGGTTTCGTGGACTTCGATGGTCCGTGGTTATGTTCAAATGGGTATGCTTGAAGAGGCTGAAGCATTGTTTTGGCAGATGCCAGATAAGAATGTGGTGTCTTGGACTGTGATGCTTGGTGGGTTGTTGCAGAGTGGGCGTTTTGAGGATGCACGTGACATGTTTGATATGATGCCCGTTAAGGATGTTGTGGCATATACGATTATGGTTGGTGGATACTGTGAAGAGGGGCGTCTGGATGAAGCGAGGGCATTGTTTGATGAGATGCCGAAGAGGAATGTGGTGACTTGGACTAGCATGGTTGCCGGGTATGCGAGAAATGGGCGTGTGGATGTTGCAAGGAAATTGTTTGAGGTGATGCCCGAGAGGAATGAGGTGTCTTGGACAGCAATGCTGATGGGGTATACTAGGAGTGGGAGGATGAGGGAGGCTTGTGAGATTTTCAAGGCAATGCCGGGGAAGCCTGTTATTGCATGTAATGAGatgatcttgggatttggactTGATGGGGATCTGGATAAGGCAAGATGTGTGTTTGAGCAAATGAAGGAGAGGGATGAGGGGACTTGGAGTGCCATGATCAAGGTTTATGAAAGGAAAGGGTATGAGTTAGAAGCATTAGATTTGTTTGGTAGGATGCAGAGAGAAGGTGTCGCATTGAATTTTCCCTCATTAATCAGTGTTCTTTCTGTGTGTACCAGCCTAGCAAGTCTTGATCATGGGAGACAGGTCCATGCCCAGTTGGTGAGATCCAAGTTTGATCAAGATTTGTATGTTGCCTCAGTGTTGATCACAATGTATGTTAAGTGTGGTGATCTTGTGAAAGGAAAACAGATTTTTGACAGATTTCCTTTGAAAGATGTAGTTATGTGGAATTCTATGATCACAGGTTATTCCCAGCATGGTTTGGCAGAGGAAGCTTTAGATGTCTTCCGTGACATGTGCTTCTTGGGAGTTCCACCAGATGATGTTACCTTTGTTGGAGTTCTTACAGCTTGTAGCTACAGTGGCATGGTGGATCAAGGGATTGAATTTTTTGAGTCAATGAAATACAAATATCAAGTGGAACCAGGAATCGAACACTATGCTTGCATGGTTGATTTGCTGGGTCGAGCAGGCAAGTTAAATGAAGCAATGAAACTAATAGAAAAGATGCCAATGGAACCAGATGCTATTGTTTGGGGTTCATTGTTAGGTGCATGCAGAACCCACATGAAGCTGGATTTGGCTGAAGTTGCAGTGGAGAAGCTTGCTCAGCTAGAGCCCAAAAATGCTGGGCCTTATGTCCTGCTCTCGCATATGTATGCCACCAAAGGAAGATGGAGGGATGTTGAAGTCCTTAGGGGAAAAATAAAAGCCAGGAGTGTTATCAAATTGCCTGGCTGCAGTTGGATTGAGGTGGAGAAGAAGGTACATATGTTCACAGGAGGAGACAGCAAGGGCCACCCCGAGCAGCCAGTTATTATGAAAATGTTGGAGAAGTTAGGTGGATTGTTAAGGGAAGCCGGGTACTGTCCGGATGGTAGCTTTGTGCTACATGATGTGGATGAGGAAGAGAAGACACATAGCTTGGGTTATCATAGTGAAAAACTAGCTGTAGCATATGGTCTCCTAAAAGTGCCTAATGGGATGCCAATTAGAGTCATAAAAAATTTGCGGGTTTGTGGCGATTGCCATTCTGCAATCAAATTGATTTCTAAAGTCACTGGAAGAGAAATTATTTTGAGGGATGCTAATAGATTTCACCATTTTAAGGATGGTTACTGTTCTTGCAAGGATTATTGGTGA